The genomic interval TGGATGAAGGTGGAATGTTTAAGATCATAATGTGTATTTAGTTCATGTTTCAactcttgaaaatatttttcagttttcagGGCTTAAAATGGAAAGACAATATCGACAATTACGACAACTCCGAGAAATTaggcagtaagttttgtttttaaacgaaCACTGACTTTATCGTGGACTTCGAATGCTTTCTAGTTATGGAAAAGTTGACATCTTTCGTTCGCGGGCGGGAGACATCAAACCCCTATGAAAcgaaatattaaaagaaacatttcatGAGATTGCCGGTTGAAATTGAATATCTTTGGTAACGgttgacattttaatactaaaCTCCCTAGTACAGGTTGAGtctatggagacctttcatgtgaATGCGTTTCGGACTCATAGGGCCACTGTAAATATAAAtcgaaaaacggttgaaactaaatgTCATTAGTTacggttgacatattgtgaccaaactttgtatgtaggaagagttgaTGGACACTTTTCATCTTATTGCGTTTGAGGACCCTATGGTCAAGAACAAGGTCACTGCTAgtgtaaatagaaaaatggtatTTAGTTAGGGTTTGAGATATTGTGACCAAAGTTGGATAGGAAGAAGAGTTTATGAAAACCTTTTATGGGACATCTAGGGTCGATGTCAATGTCACTGTCactaaaaagagaaaaacaacaaaaacagcagttgaaactgaaaccaaggctgaagttcttgagtcaatcattgaaaacccaGTCTGTCTCATTGCGTTGATtctggttttgtttttgtcgtGCAGAATTTTGATTGGAATTGCGACTAAAATACGATTTTTAGACTTGTCTTAATATCGAGTATAAAGAATAAAAGCTAAATTCAAGAAAATTAGTACTGTATCCTTGAATACATTGTGtaattcaaatatgataaaagataGGTCAGTGGGTCTTGTCCTTAAAGGGATTATTAGGAGATTGTTCACGTTACTTTGTAAGACAAATTTATGTTGTGATTGCTTTAGCAACATAAATAGTGACAGTATTACTTTTTAACACAATCTTGGTATTACAAAGAATTTGCAAAAGCTACACCTACCAaactttgtacatgtatgtggatAAAGCTTATTGCGGGAATACGCACCtcactttatattttgtaagtgACTGTGACATcagaaattgttttaatttccttCTATCAATCCGAAAGAATAgattctcaaaaaaaaaaagcaatcaaactctttgaacatttttgtacattttgttagGGACCAAAAAGGAAATTATGCACATTGAATGCAACACAATATTATCACCATGGTAATGCAACTGGTAGGGTATTGCTAGTCATACTGAGTGACTAGTTATACTGGAAATTATCTATGTACATTTTTAactttagtatttttttcactttttgttcACTCATGTTAACTCATTTATAATCAACATTCTTTTTCATAGGTGACGTGTTGCCGGTAATAAATTTGCCAAGCGAAGACTTTGCTCTTTATGTTGGACAAAAACTGAAGCAATTATCTGATAGCCCGAAAATGGCAAAAATGATAGAAATTATTACAAAGAGCATAACTGAAGAACTAATATCATCtctaatattttcaaagttaaaGCCTGATAGCGTAAGAGAGTTTTTTAAAGGTGCCCTTAGTGGAGATGGATACGGGTTGACAATTGGTGTTGAAGAAACGTTGATCGAAATACATCAGACTTTGCAGGTACAAAGCAATGTTAGTGTCAGTGAAAAAACTACAGCGCTTCGTTCTTTTAAAACTGTGGCATCTAATGGATACAGTGCGTCGTCCATAGTCAGTAGTGTCTCAACGGATCTCACTGATCCTGCCCATTACTTTCTGTATCCCAGCCAGCTGCGAGACTTGCGTCCTTTATATTTCTTGAGCATGGCAATAAAGTTTATTTGCGCCTGCATTAATGGTAGACAAAATGGAACGTTTCATTTCGGAATCAAGCCACTGGACAATGAAAAAGGAAAAGTTATTGGACTATCAACCGTGTTGTTTGACAACATAAATTTGctttcaacattcaacaacTGTATCAAAAGATGTTTTGGCGTTAATGCAAATAGAATAACGCGTTGCCTGGGTCCTCTACAAAATGTCGATGTAGACGGCAATAAAACGGTCATCGAGTTTGATGTGGAGCCAGTTTCGACCTTTTTGGAGGAGAAATTAGTTCAGATCCAGTTCCCTCCCTGGGGCAATacgaaacaaaaatgttttttacgaACACCTTTAGGCTCTATTGAAGCCATAGACCAGACGATCATTGAAAAGGGAGATGAGAGCATTAGCAATATATTTGATAGAAGACGTATGCTTGATGAAGAAAagattcatttgaaaaagacaGAGACAAACCGTTTGTCACAGCTCACACAAGTACTGACAGCAGGCAACAAGTATGTAACTCCACATTTGTTTCCGCACGTCATATGTGGACAATATTCTAACGCCAACAATTCAGAAGAGCTGCTGTCGGATTTGACCTCAATGGAATCGGTATTTTTGTCGGCTTGTGTTGTGTTTAACTTTGATGATTCTACTAGCCTTCGTCCATTGATTGAAAAgggaaaattgatatttgatgtgCTAGATGTTGATAAAAGTCAAATGATTGATCCAGATATAACAAAAAGGGCATGGATTAACTGCGGCCATTCGTGTGATGAAACGGTTGTCGTGAGGAAAAGGTTTGACCCAAGAGGATTCAGTACGGTCGTTGAACGCGCTGTCATGTCTTTTGCAGAACGCACTTTGttcatcttttttatatttcaagatcTGCATAAAAGTAATCCTCTTTTTATGACAGCACTTGAGTTCTGTAACAAGTACactgataaaacaattattatttcgGATAggaaggaaaatgttgaatcCCTATTAAAAGAAGTGCCACAGTATACCGATGTAGACGTAGACGGGATATTCTTTTATGGTTTTTCCTGGAAAAGATTGGCTTTAGCTTTGAAAGCAGTGTTTGTCAATAACCCAGACATAATGTACAAGCTACCGAACGGAGATGGAACAGTGACACTGCTGACAGAAAAAGACAAGACAATTGCACAAATAGACGATATCGATATAATAAGTGGCCATGAATGCGTTGCTGAATTCGAGGAAATGAACGACGATGACAGACGCAAAAAAAAGGCAGAAGTTGAAAAAAGCTTCTATGAAGGTAATGAAGTTTGTTGGTGGAATTTCTTTTTTGACGGTCAAGTTTGTAGAAGAGACTACGTTGCAGATTACACTGAGCGTATTGAACAGCATATTAGAAATGGGGCAATCAAGCGCTTGTttgaaattgttgaaattttTCATCAGCGTGGAGCCGGTGGAACAACAGTCGGGAAACAACTCCTATGGAAGTTCAGTCAGTTCAAGGCTGATGCAACAAAGGCGCTAAAAGCAtgtattgttcaaaatgtaacTAAAGACAAAACGGTAAAACAGATAGCTCGGTTAAGACAGTTGGGGGAAGATGACAAAGATCTGATAAAACCTGTTCTTGTTTTGGTAGACAATACGACTGAAGAAGAAATTCAAGTACTTAAGGGTGAATTGGATCTCGTATCTTACAAGCAGGGTTCCAAGTCGGGACAACTGTTTTGTATACTGATTGTCGTTTCTCAGGTTGATATGCAATATTCAAAAAGCCGTTTAGTTTTAAAGCATTTCTTAAGTAAGGAGGAAAAGTCAAGATTTGAAGATCGTTCTAAGGACGTAAAAGATCTACAGTCGTTAATTGCTTTTAACGTTATGAAGGAAAATTTCGACAAACAATACATCAAAAGAACAGTGCACGATATTGTTAGCGGATTAGAAACCAAAGAGGAAAAAGTGTTACAGCATTTGTCATTGATCAGCATGTTTGATGGCAAGGCTGCGATACCAACAAGTGTGTTTGATGATTTGATGGGATGTGTTGTTTCCACTTCAGGAAGTTTTAGTGTAGATGAGCTTCTCAATTCAAAACATCCAGCGGGATTAGCTTTTAATTTACGACACAAAGGTGCTGTTTCTTATCGACAGACTTGGAATACAAAGACAACAGAATCTCTTGAACTCATGTTGAAGTACAAAGAAACTAAAGGCCTCAGCGCAGTGACTATCATATCACCATTGATTGTTGAAGACATTTTGGAATACCTCAAGGGAAAATACTCTTTGACGCTGGAGGATGTTGTTGAAGACTTGCTCAATTTCATGGAAAGAAAAACTACAGAAGCATCTGAAAAGGAAAGAGCAGTCAGTATATTCAAAGATGTGATTTGTGATTTGTTTGTGATtcgacaaaatatcaaaactgaTGAAAAGGCAGAAGGCAGAAGGGAATTTTCAAATTTAGTTCGTGCACTTACGAACCAGCTTCCAGGTGACATGCCAACAGATCCATATACAAGAGCAGATAAatggatgaaaaaatgttttgtagtCTCAAGATATCCTTTTATTGAACAACATAGGGCACGGCTGGGTATATTTTATCGGCAATATCCTTCAGCTTTAGATGCAATCCAACAGGCAATAGCAGTAAATGACAAGGTCCCTATATTCTATGATACCTACGGTCAGATATATCGATCTCAAATGGACCTCATCCTCAGAAAAACACCTGATTATAAGTTTGCTGGAACGAGCAAAGATATTTTTCAACTTGCTCAACAAGCAATCCGATACTTTCGCCGAGCTCAGGAATTGGACCAAATTAACGATATGACATCCTATCTTATGGAACTGAACACAGCTCTTTCGTTCTTAGACAAA from Mya arenaria isolate MELC-2E11 chromosome 7, ASM2691426v1 carries:
- the LOC128240280 gene encoding sterile alpha motif domain-containing protein 9-like isoform X2, coding for MLSDRDGSLQYSKAHQLNVDITSDVLRELLKKKSPSLKNLLSTQASTIKKHFKKKILKQKQHNLLTEKHPTVESFDVTLLTYILRNLVSLSVQEEADIDKLRVIRNDLSHIPKYQLHNNDIFDEAKGAIRSLCRGFDEDTIETVESSIKRLEENELISKVTYDRILLLRKEAFMDKLLKASDSENAEETKLRYNLSVYAEIIGRYIEVDVLSATLLTKELIPEELHTKVISALNTEDQASLLVLHMLGEDHERVLMFCTCIRDMNSNLSDVICREQTNLGKLLWDVEKKAIRNILKHSLEKCITDRVRCEDLHEYVETKRRCRTMFERVQTCVLEEFSDVIFEDSHSSFQGLKWKDNIDNYDNSEKLGSDVLPVINLPSEDFALYVGQKLKQLSDSPKMAKMIEIITKSITEELISSLIFSKLKPDSVREFFKGALSGDGYGLTIGVEETLIEIHQTLQVQSNVSVSEKTTALRSFKTVASNGYSASSIVSSVSTDLTDPAHYFLYPSQLRDLRPLYFLSMAIKFICACINGRQNGTFHFGIKPLDNEKGKVIGLSTVLFDNINLLSTFNNCIKRCFGVNANRITRCLGPLQNVDVDGNKTVIEFDVEPVSTFLEEKLVQIQFPPWGNTKQKCFLRTPLGSIEAIDQTIIEKGDESISNIFDRRRMLDEEKIHLKKTETNRLSQLTQVLTAGNKYVTPHLFPHVICGQYSNANNSEELLSDLTSMESVFLSACVVFNFDDSTSLRPLIEKGKLIFDVLDVDKSQMIDPDITKRAWINCGHSCDETVVVRKRFDPRGFSTVVERAVMSFAERTLFIFFIFQDLHKSNPLFMTALEFCNKYTDKTIIISDRKENVESLLKEVPQYTDVDVDGIFFYGFSWKRLALALKAVFVNNPDIMYKLPNGDGTVTLLTEKDKTIAQIDDIDIISGHECVAEFEEMNDDDRRKKKAEVEKSFYEGNEVCWWNFFFDGQVCRRDYVADYTERIEQHIRNGAIKRLFEIVEIFHQRGAGGTTVGKQLLWKFSQFKADATKALKACIVQNVTKDKTVKQIARLRQLGEDDKDLIKPVLVLVDNTTEEEIQVLKGELDLVSYKQGSKSGQLFCILIVVSQVDMQYSKSRLVLKHFLSKEEKSRFEDRSKDVKDLQSLIAFNVMKENFDKQYIKRTVHDIVSGLETKEEKVLQHLSLISMFDGKAAIPTSVFDDLMGCVVSTSGSFSVDELLNSKHPAGLAFNLRHKGAVSYRQTWNTKTTESLELMLKYKETKGLSAVTIISPLIVEDILEYLKGKYSLTLEDVVEDLLNFMERKTTEASEKERAVSIFKDVICDLFVIRQNIKTDEKAEGRREFSNLVRALTNQLPGDMPTDPYTRADKWMKKCFVVSRYPFIEQHRARLGIFYRQYPSALDAIQQAIAVNDKVPIFYDTYGQIYRSQMDLILRKTPDYKFAGTSKDIFQLAQQAIRYFRRAQELDQINDMTSYLMELNTALSFLDKVMDVDEEVGDRTLFVRFLNGVDTEKFDYLGKEIYTFRKWSEQYFHITNTLVRIEYELFMKKRPCKDEASRKYTEGKANTLRYQYESIYGKEDECFVVGETFRSLKKAYLNDLAGLERKVERLEHKHDLNEKDLMVYLAYHIIKISLMKEIEDEQKSELEQRYPLLIQRSEKLLQIQRDKKKRKLKVRTIYIEAYMYFTLLHWPLQLRSDKYSSDICRTDRLPKLLEEWQNEYDERFASKRNDQVRVKPTTFFALAEGNPGCDIVDQDMIRDVWREQQNKDGYQRREVKEDDIWNQNLGVRPYVRLEGVVDGNGHSIKYKIVSDEGKLMKPIFQFNIQTYESCKHLRNRRVSFVLGFTWRGPAAFEVILKENVEDPSVLKENSNEIFAKGSGAMRAETQTPNIWKKKPGTMRSGDWAYNFAAADRGACSVEGLDSMGDSRSVKTSYLLSSVEKTFDLDNYIKSEYKSDELGSATQIEIDDIDEDTFKKHSEPPLNQDTNQEPQSDDKKKKKKRKKNKKP
- the LOC128240280 gene encoding sterile alpha motif domain-containing protein 9-like isoform X1 → MLSDRDGSLQYSKAHQLNVDITSDVLRELLKKKSPSLKNLLSTQASTIKKHFKKKILKQKQHNLLTEKHPTVESFDVTLLTYILRNLVSLSVQEEADIDKLRVIRNDLSHIPKYQLHNNDIFDEAKGAIRSLCRGFDEDTIETVESSIKRLEENELISKVTYDRILLLRKEAFMDKLLKASDSENAEETKLRYNLSVYAEIIGRYIEVDVLSATLLTKELIPEELHTKVISALNTEDQASLLVLHMLGEDHERVLMFCTCIRDMNSNLSDVICREQTNLGKLLWDVEKKAIRNILKHSLEKCITDRVRCEDLHEYVETKRRCRTMFERVQTCVLEEFSDVIFEDSHSSFQGLKWKDNIDNYDNSEKLGSDVLPVINLPSEDFALYVGQKLKQLSDSPKMAKMIEIITKSITEELISSLIFSKLKPDSVREFFKGALSGDGYGLTIGVEETLIEIHQTLQVQSNVSVSEKTTALRSFKTVASNGYSASSIVSSVSTDLTDPAHYFLYPSQLRDLRPLYFLSMAIKFICACINGRQNGTFHFGIKPLDNEKGKVIGLSTVLFDNINLLSTFNNCIKRCFGVNANRITRCLGPLQNVDVDGNKTVIEFDVEPVSTFLEEKLVQIQFPPWGNTKQKCFLRTPLGSIEAIDQTIIEKGDESISNIFDRRRMLDEEKIHLKKTETNRLSQLTQVLTAGNKYVTPHLFPHVICGQYSNANNSEELLSDLTSMESVFLSACVVFNFDDSTSLRPLIEKGKLIFDVLDVDKSQMIDPDITKRAWINCGHSCDETVVVRKRFDPRGFSTVVERAVMSFAERTLFIFFIFQDLHKSNPLFMTALEFCNKYTDKTIIISDRKENVESLLKEVPQYTDVDVDGIFFYGFSWKRLALALKAVFVNNPDIMYKLPNGDGTVTLLTEKDKTIAQIDDIDIISGHECVAEFEEMNDDDRRKKKAEVEKSFYEGNEVCWWNFFFDGQVCRRDYVADYTERIEQHIRNGAIKRLFEIVEIFHQRGAGGTTVGKQLLWKFSQFKADATKALKACIVQNVTKDKTVKQIARLRQLGEDDKDLIKPVLVLVDNTTEEEIQVLKGELDLVSYKQGSKSGQLFCILIVVSQVDMQYSKSRLVLKHFLSKEEKSRFEDRSKDVKDLQSLIAFNVMKENFDKQYIKRTVHDIVSGLETKEEKVLQHLSLISMFDGKAAIPTSVFDDLMGCVVSTSGSFSVDELLNSKHPAGLAFNLRHKGAVSYRQTWNTKTTESLELMLKYKETKGLSAVTIISPLIVEDILEYLKGKYSLTLEDVVEDLLNFMERKTTEASEKERAVSIFKDVICDLFVIRQNIKTDEKAEGRREFSNLVRALTNQLPGDMPTDPYTRADKWMKKCFVVSRYPFIEQHRARLGIFYRQYPSALDAIQQAIAVNDKVPIFYDTYGQIYRSQMDLILRKTPDYKFAGTSKDIFQLAQQAIRYFRRAQELDQINDMTSYLMELNTALSFLDKVMDVDEEVGDRTLFVRFLNGVDTEKFDYLGKEIYTFRKWSEQYFHITNTLVRIEYELFMKKRPCKDEASRKYTEGKANTLRYQYESIYGKEDECFVVGETFRSLKKAYLNDLAGLERKVERLEHKHDLNEKDLMVYLAYHIIKISLMKEIEDEQKSELEQRYPLLIQRSEKLLQIQRDKKKRKLKVRTIYIEAYMYFTLLHWPLQLRSDKYSSDICRTDRLPKLLEEWQNEYDERFASKRNDQVRVKPTTFFALAEGNPGCDIVDQDMIRDVWREQQNKDGYQRREVKEDDIWNQNLGVRPYVRLEGVVDGNGHSIKYKIVSDEGKLMKPIFQFNIQTYESCKHLRNRRVSFVLGFTWRGPAAFEVILKENVEDPSVLKENSNEIFAKGSGAMRAETQTPNIWKKKPGTMRSGTPSSEGDWAYNFAAADRGACSVEGLDSMGDSRSVKTSYLLSSVEKTFDLDNYIKSEYKSDELGSATQIEIDDIDEDTFKKHSEPPLNQDTNQEPQSDDKKKKKKRKKNKKP
- the LOC128240280 gene encoding sterile alpha motif domain-containing protein 9-like isoform X3 gives rise to the protein MLSDRDGSLQYSKAHQLNVDITSDVLRELLKKKSPSLKNLLSTQASTIKKHFKKKILKQKQHNLLTEKHPTVESFDVTLLTYILRNLVSLSVQEEADIDKLRVIRNDLSHIPKYQLHNNDIFDEAKGAIRSLCRGFDEDTIETVESSIKRLEENELISKVTYDRILLLRKEAFMDKLLKASDSENAEETKLRYNLSVYAEIIGRYIEVDVLSATLLTKELIPEELHTKVISALNTEDQASLLVLHMLGEDHERVLMFCTCIRDMNSNLSDVICREQTNLGKLLWDVEKKAIRNILKHSLEKCITDRVRCEDLHEYVETKRRCRTMFERVQTCVLEEFSDVIFEDSHSSFQGLKWKDNIDNYDNSEKLGSDVLPVINLPSEDFALYVGQKLKQLSDSPKMAKMIEIITKSITEELISSLIFSKLKPDSVREFFKGALSGDGYGLTIGVEETLIEIHQTLQVQSNVSVSEKTTALRSFKTVASNGYSASSIVSSVSTDLTDPAHYFLYPSQLRDLRPLYFLSMAIKFICACINGRQNGTFHFGIKPLDNEKGKVIGLSTVLFDNINLLSTFNNCIKRCFGVNANRITRCLGPLQNVDVDGNKTVIEFDVEPVSTFLEEKLVQIQFPPWGNTKQKCFLRTPLGSIEAIDQTIIEKGDESISNIFDRRRMLDEEKIHLKKTETNRLSQLTQVLTAGNKYVTPHLFPHVICGQYSNANNSEELLSDLTSMESVFLSACVVFNFDDSTSLRPLIEKGKLIFDVLDVDKSQMIDPDITKRAWINCGHSCDETVVVRKRFDPRGFSTVVERAVMSFAERTLFIFFIFQDLHKSNPLFMTALEFCNKYTDKTIIISDRKENVESLLKEVPQYTDVDVDGIFFYGFSWKRLALALKAVFVNNPDIMYKLPNGDGTVTLLTEKDKTIAQIDDIDIISGHECVAEFEEMNDDDRRKKKAEVEKSFYEGNEVCWWNFFFDGQVCRRDYVADYTERIEQHIRNGAIKRLFEIVEIFHQRGAGGTTVGKQLLWKFSQFKADATKALKACIVQNVTKDKTVKQIARLRQLGEDDKDLIKPVLVLVDNTTEEEIQVLKGELDLVSYKQGSKSGQLFCILIVVSQVDMQYSKSRLVLKHFLSKEEKSRFEDRSKDVKDLQSLIAFNVMKENFDKQYIKRTVHDIVSGLETKEEKVLQHLSLISMFDGKAAIPTSVFDDLMGCVVSTSGSFSVDELLNSKHPAGLAFNLRHKGAVSYRQTWNTKTTESLELMLKYKETKGLSAVTIISPLIVEDILEYLKGKYSLTLEDVVEDLLNFMERKTTEASEKERAVSIFKDVICDLFVIRQNIKTDEKAEGRREFSNLVRALTNQLPGDMPTDPYTRADKWMKKCFVVSRYPFIEQHRARLGIFYRQYPSALDAIQQAIAVNDKVPIFYDTYGQIYRSQMDLILRKTPDYKFAGTSKDIFQLAQQAIRYFRRAQELDQINDMTSYLMELNTALSFLDKVMDVDEEVGDRTLFVRFLNGVDTEKFDYLGKEIYTFRKWSEQYFHITNTLVRIEYELFMKKRPCKDEASRKYTEGKANTLRYQYESIYGKEDECFVVGETFRSLKKAYLNDLAGLERKVERLEHKHDLNEKDLMVYLAYHIIKISLMKEIEDEQKSELEQRYPLLIQRSEKLLQIQRDKKKRKLKVRTIYIEAYMYFTLLHWPLQLRSDKYSSDICRTDRLPKLLEEWQNEYDERFASKRNDQVRVKPTTFFALAEGNPGCDIVDQDMIRDVWREQQNKDGYQRREVKEDDIWNQNLGVRPYVRLEGVVDGNGHSIKYKIVSDEGKLMKPIFQFNIQTYESCKHLRNRRVSFVLGFTWRGPAAFEVILKENVEDPSVLKENSNEIFAKGSGAMRAETQTPNIWKKKPGTMRSGGFFTNNE
- the LOC128240280 gene encoding sterile alpha motif domain-containing protein 9-like isoform X4, which translates into the protein MAKMIEIITKSITEELISSLIFSKLKPDSVREFFKGALSGDGYGLTIGVEETLIEIHQTLQVQSNVSVSEKTTALRSFKTVASNGYSASSIVSSVSTDLTDPAHYFLYPSQLRDLRPLYFLSMAIKFICACINGRQNGTFHFGIKPLDNEKGKVIGLSTVLFDNINLLSTFNNCIKRCFGVNANRITRCLGPLQNVDVDGNKTVIEFDVEPVSTFLEEKLVQIQFPPWGNTKQKCFLRTPLGSIEAIDQTIIEKGDESISNIFDRRRMLDEEKIHLKKTETNRLSQLTQVLTAGNKYVTPHLFPHVICGQYSNANNSEELLSDLTSMESVFLSACVVFNFDDSTSLRPLIEKGKLIFDVLDVDKSQMIDPDITKRAWINCGHSCDETVVVRKRFDPRGFSTVVERAVMSFAERTLFIFFIFQDLHKSNPLFMTALEFCNKYTDKTIIISDRKENVESLLKEVPQYTDVDVDGIFFYGFSWKRLALALKAVFVNNPDIMYKLPNGDGTVTLLTEKDKTIAQIDDIDIISGHECVAEFEEMNDDDRRKKKAEVEKSFYEGNEVCWWNFFFDGQVCRRDYVADYTERIEQHIRNGAIKRLFEIVEIFHQRGAGGTTVGKQLLWKFSQFKADATKALKACIVQNVTKDKTVKQIARLRQLGEDDKDLIKPVLVLVDNTTEEEIQVLKGELDLVSYKQGSKSGQLFCILIVVSQVDMQYSKSRLVLKHFLSKEEKSRFEDRSKDVKDLQSLIAFNVMKENFDKQYIKRTVHDIVSGLETKEEKVLQHLSLISMFDGKAAIPTSVFDDLMGCVVSTSGSFSVDELLNSKHPAGLAFNLRHKGAVSYRQTWNTKTTESLELMLKYKETKGLSAVTIISPLIVEDILEYLKGKYSLTLEDVVEDLLNFMERKTTEASEKERAVSIFKDVICDLFVIRQNIKTDEKAEGRREFSNLVRALTNQLPGDMPTDPYTRADKWMKKCFVVSRYPFIEQHRARLGIFYRQYPSALDAIQQAIAVNDKVPIFYDTYGQIYRSQMDLILRKTPDYKFAGTSKDIFQLAQQAIRYFRRAQELDQINDMTSYLMELNTALSFLDKVMDVDEEVGDRTLFVRFLNGVDTEKFDYLGKEIYTFRKWSEQYFHITNTLVRIEYELFMKKRPCKDEASRKYTEGKANTLRYQYESIYGKEDECFVVGETFRSLKKAYLNDLAGLERKVERLEHKHDLNEKDLMVYLAYHIIKISLMKEIEDEQKSELEQRYPLLIQRSEKLLQIQRDKKKRKLKVRTIYIEAYMYFTLLHWPLQLRSDKYSSDICRTDRLPKLLEEWQNEYDERFASKRNDQVRVKPTTFFALAEGNPGCDIVDQDMIRDVWREQQNKDGYQRREVKEDDIWNQNLGVRPYVRLEGVVDGNGHSIKYKIVSDEGKLMKPIFQFNIQTYESCKHLRNRRVSFVLGFTWRGPAAFEVILKENVEDPSVLKENSNEIFAKGSGAMRAETQTPNIWKKKPGTMRSGTPSSEGDWAYNFAAADRGACSVEGLDSMGDSRSVKTSYLLSSVEKTFDLDNYIKSEYKSDELGSATQIEIDDIDEDTFKKHSEPPLNQDTNQEPQSDDKKKKKKRKKNKKP